The Bacteroidota bacterium genomic interval AAAACCTGCAGGGAACTATATCCTTTTAGAAGGAGACAAAACAGATATCAATGCGATCGGAATTGATCAGGGCCAGCAGGAAATTCTTAGTCCTGCCATTAAATCAGGAAGTATCCATGTGATGTATAAGATTTTTATTGAACAATGGTCGCAAGATGAAGCGGCCCTGGAGGTTCAGCACTGCATAGACCTTTTGTCAGGTCAGGTACCCGACGTGATCCTGGCAGGTTCAGATGACTTAGCCCAAGGGGCAATAAAAACTTTACAGAAAGATGGCCTGGCCGGTAAAGTACTGGTTTCCGGTCACAATGGGGACCTCTCTGCCTGTAAAAATATTCTAAAAGGCTTTCAGCAAATGACGGTTTACAAACCTTATAAAAAACTTGCAAATACAGCTGCAGAACTTGCTTTCAAAATGTTGAACAATAAGAAGGTTAGTGATATTCTGGAAACTACTATGAACAATGGAAAGTTAAATATACCTACCCACCTCTTACCAACAATTCCGGTTACTGCTGCAAATATGAAATCCACCATCATTGCTGATGGTATTTTCACTGAGCAAGACTTAGCAAAATAACAACAGGTCTTGTCATTTTATTATTACGATGAAAACTGAAGCTCTTATAAAGAAAGGGAATCCAATATCAGGATTTACCGCTCTTTCATCATTAGAGCTTGTTTAAGATACAGGGAATTGTTGGTGAAACATAATATAGAAACGATATTATACACTTTGTTTCTGCAGATTTTTGTTGGATTCTAAAGAAGGCCGGATAACCTCGGCAAAAGAGCTGATAAAAATCCCTGTTTAATACAGGAAAATACTCCAACCTCTTCAAAAGGGATAATAACAGGAGATTGCTTCACGGTAATACTCAGTGAAACTCAGGATTTTCTCAGCGGATCTCAGCGTAAATGAATATCATTACACTGAGAAACACTGAGTTAAAGTGAGGTTCGCTGAGACGACATATTATTTTTTGCCTTAAAACTTCACGGCTTAGCGAGAAATATGTTTCTCGTTAAGGCACAAAATACATTTACCACAATGGCACAAAGTGCATTAGGAATGCAAGTTATTTTTGAACCTTGTGAAATTGTAATCCTTATGTCCATTGTGGTAAGATGATATTTATCTAAAAATTCCTATCTCATACTTTTTATTCTCCATAAAATAGAGGAGAATGAGATCGCTTTACATAGTTGTCGTCACAAAAAGCAATAGTTTTTTCAACTAAAGACATATGAGGTTCTAAAAACATTAAGGAAACTGAGCAACTAAATTTAACTAAAGCAAACGCAACCAAGCAGCAATTATTTTCATCTTAAGAGAAAAATTTTCTGTTAAATTATTTGCTCACTTTAATCTTTTAAAAAATGAAAAGTTACTTTACTTTTATTT includes:
- a CDS encoding substrate-binding domain-containing protein; translation: MLERINKKLKIFLAYSLGLLLLVSCAKQNPVVGLMLPHMHIQRYHIEKDEFTSRISALGGKVEFRSANNDEQLQLAQLDSLLNEGIDVLVLDPVNRFTAAQMVRKAHAKGVKVISYDRLISNCDVDAFLSFDAKMVGRQMAESLMKLKPAGNYILLEGDKTDINAIGIDQGQQEILSPAIKSGSIHVMYKIFIEQWSQDEAALEVQHCIDLLSGQVPDVILAGSDDLAQGAIKTLQKDGLAGKVLVSGHNGDLSACKNILKGFQQMTVYKPYKKLANTAAELAFKMLNNKKVSDILETTMNNGKLNIPTHLLPTIPVTAANMKSTIIADGIFTEQDLAK